The following proteins are encoded in a genomic region of Glycine soja cultivar W05 chromosome 17, ASM419377v2, whole genome shotgun sequence:
- the LOC114393819 gene encoding probable serine/threonine-protein phosphatase 2A regulatory subunit B'' subunit TON2, giving the protein MYSGSSDGESHDAPQNQRKIPPASSMLWVRNLRRFIGSGAGLGSEALMELETKRILLDIFKEKQKKTAEAATIPTFYKKKPEDGSISHRVQRLAKYRFLRKQSDLLLNADDLDAMWICLRENCVIDDATGAEKMNYEDFCHIASVCTEQIGPKCRRFFSPSNFMKFEKDEQGRIAILPFYLYVMRTVSLTQARIDMSELDEDSDGFLQPHEMEAYIRGLIPNLAQLRDMPAAFVQMYCRIAAHKFFFFCDPHRRGKACIKKVLLSNCLQELMELHQESEEEVTDTEQAENWFSLTSAQRICDMFLALDKDTNGTLSKQELREYADATLADIFIERVYDEHVRRGKSGGGNAREMDFESFLDFVLALENKDTPEGLTYLFRCLDLQGRGYLTTADVHSLFRDVHHKWIEGGNYELCIEDVRDEIWDMVKPADPLKITLADLLACKQGGTVASMLIDVRGFWAHDNRETLLQEEEPEEE; this is encoded by the exons ATGTACAGCGGCTCCAGCGACGGCGAAAGCCATGACGCTCCTCAAAATCAGAGGAAAATTCCGCCTGCATCCTCCATGCTATGGGTCCGCAATCTTCGCCGTTTCATCGGATCCGGCGCCGGTCTCGGATCCGAAGCCCTGATGG AGCTTGAAACTAAGAGAATTTTGCTCGACATTTTTAAGGAAAAGCAGAAGAAAACCGCCGAAGCTGCTACAATTCCCACTTTCTACAAGAAGAAACCTGAAGATGGATCAATCAGTCATAGAGTTCAGAGATTGGCAAAGTATCGCTTTCTAAGG AAACAATCCGATCTTTTGCTGAATGCTGATGATTTAGATGCAATGTGGATCTGCTTAAGAGAGAACTGCGTCATTGATGATGCTACTGGTGCAGAAAAG ATGAATTATGAAGACTTTTGCCACATTGCCTCTGTATGTACAGAACAAATAGGTCCTAAATGCCGGCGGTTTTTCAGTCCTTCAAACTTTATGAAGTTTGAGAAAGATGAGCAGGGCAGGATTGCCATTCTACCCTTTTACCTTTATGTGATGCGAACG GTTTCACTTACGCAGGCAAGAATTGATATGAGTGAGCTTGATGAGGATTCTGATGGTTtccttcagccacat GAAATGGAGGCCTATATACGAGGTTTGATACCCAACTTGGCACAGTTACGTGACATGCCAGCTGCCTTTGTTCAAATGTATTGTCGTATTGCTGCACacaaattcttcttcttttgcgaTCCTCATAGACGAG GAAAAGCTTGCATCAAGAAAGTATTGCTTAGTAATTGTCTCCAGGAACTCATGGAGCTTCACCAG GAAAGTGAAGAAGAAGTCACAGACACAGAGCAAGCCGAAAACTGGTTTTCTTTGACTTCTGCTCAACGCATATGTG ACATGTTTCTTGCTCTTGATAAAGATACAAATGGGACATTAAGCAAGCAGGAGCTGCGAGAATATGCAGATGCAACTCTGGCTGACATTTTTATCGAGAGAG TATATGATGAACATGTTCGTCGTGGAAAGAGTGGTGGTGGAAATGCCCGAGAGATGGATTTTGAGAGTTTCCTGGACTTTGTTCTGGCTTTAGAAAACAAAGACACCCCAGAAGGCTTGACTTACTTGTTTCGATGCCTTGATCTTCAAGGGAGGGGTTACCTCACTACAGCTGATGTTCACTCCCTTTTCAG AGATGTACACCATAAATGGATTGAGGGTGGCAACTACGAACTTTGTATCGAAGATGTAAGGGATGAAATCTGGGATATGGTTAAGCCAGCAGATCCACTCAAGATAACATTGGCAGACCTACTGGCCTGCAAACAGGGTGGAACTGTAGCCAGCATGCTCATAGATGTACGTGGTTTCTGGGCTCATGACAATAGAGAAACTCTTCTCCAGGAGGAAGAACCAGAAGAAGAATAA
- the LOC114393238 gene encoding ethylene-responsive transcription factor ERF086-like, with amino-acid sequence MSTSRTSSDTAFKGYDPSQTQMCLSLLQRNTSPCGERRGRRKQAEPGRFLGVRRRPWGRYAAEIRDPTTKERHWLGTFDTAQEAALAYDRAALSMKGSQARTNFVYSDNINFHTLQLSPMNVQVQPLLPASQTFFTNTTTTTTQTKTPTNQNSLSQIIHSASNCGNPSPLNNDMCVETTYGSAQDDNFFFSSDSNSGYLECIVPDNCFRPASSSSNSSNSRKSNVNDQKTNTSSMESTNHHHHHQFSHVDHMTSFSQEEGINEMAPRASYNLSDFCYQSEVSQGSWDWNCSELSAIFKNPMRVENGCMDDALYPINDSPTSPSYGLMNEAGSSSTTCSPSLPPFGDVDLGYPLF; translated from the coding sequence ATGTCAACCTCGAGAACCTCATCAGATACAGCCTTCAAAGGATATGACCCGAGCCAAACTCAAATGTGTCTGTCTCTCCTTCAACGCAACACATCTCCTTGTGGTGAGAGAAGAGGTAGAAGGAAGCAAGCAGAACCAGGGAGGTTCCTTGGTGTTAGGAGGCGCCCTTGGGGTCGATATGCTGCTGAAATTAGAGACCCCACAACCAAAGAGAGGCATTGGCTTGGCACATTTGACACTGCTCAAGAAGCAGCTCTTGCTTATGACAGAGCTGCTCTGTCCATGAAAGGAAGCCAAGCTAGAACCAACTTTGTTTACTCTGACAACATCAACTTCCACACTCTCCAGCTTTCTCCTATGAATGTTCAAGTTCAACCTCTCTTGCCAGCTTCACAGACGTTCTTCaccaacaccaccaccaccaccactcagaccaaaacaccaaccaaccAAAATAGCCTCTCTCAGATTATTCACAGTGCTTCAAACTGTGGAAACCCCTCCCCATTGAACAATGACATGTGTGTTGAAACCACATATGGGTCAGCTCAGGATGacaatttcttcttttctagTGATTCTAACTCGGGCTATCTGGAATGCATAGTTCCTGATAACTGCTTCAGACCTGCTTCATCCAGTTCCAACAGTTCAAACTCCAGAAAGAGCAATGTGAATGATCAAAAGACTAACACAAGCTCCATGGAGAGTactaatcatcatcatcatcatcagttCTCACATGTTGATCACATGACTTCGTTCTCTCAAGAAGAAGGCATTAATGAAATGGCACCAAGGGCCTCTTATAACTTATCAGATTTTTGTTATCAAAGTGAAGTGAGTCAAGGATCATGGGATTGGAATTGCAGTGAACTTTCAGCTATATTTAAGAACCCAATGAGGGTGGAAAATGGGTGCATGGATGATGCATTGTACCCAATAAATGATAGTCCTACTAGTCCAAGCTATGGGCTAATGAATGAGGCTGGTTCTTCTTCTACAACCTGTTCTCCATCACTTCCACCCTTTGGGGACGTAGACTTGGGATACCCACTCTTCTGA
- the LOC114392904 gene encoding pentatricopeptide repeat-containing protein At4g22760-like, whose product MAATKLITLMKKCSTVKQAKQIHAHILINGFTFLRPLLIHRMLLWDVTNYRTMANYAYSMLHHLHIPDSFSWGCVIRFFSQKCLFTEAVSLYVQMHRTSLCPTSHAVSSALKSCARIHDMLCGMSIHGQVHVFGFNTCVYVQTALLDLYSKIGDMGTARKVFDEMANKSVVSWNSLLSGYVKAGNLDEAQYLFSEIPGKDVISWNSMISGYAKAGNVGQACTLFQRMPERNLSSWNAMIAGFIDCGSLVSAREFFDTMPRRNCVSWITMIAGYSKGGDVDSARKLFDQMDHKDLLSYNAMIACYAQNSKPKEALELFNDMLKQDIYVHPDKMTLASVISACSQLGDLEHWWWIESHMNDFGIVLDDHLATALIDLYAKCGSIDKAYELFHNLRKRDLVAYSAMIYGCGINGKASDAIKLFEQMLAECIGPNLVTYTGLLTAYNHAGLVEKGYQCFNSMKDYGLVPSIDHYGIMVDLFGRAGYLDEAYKLILNMPMQPNAGVWGALLLACRLHNNVELGEIAVQHCIKLETDTTGYCSLLSSIYATVEKWDDAKKLRKGMEGKDFTGCSWTSNFATP is encoded by the coding sequence ATGGCAGCTACAAAATTGATAACATTGATGAAAAAATGTTCAACAGTGAAGCAGGCAAAGCAAATCCATGCCCACATATTGATCAATGGTTTTACCTTTCTTCGACCACTTTTAATCCATCGCATGCTTCTTTGGGATGTTACTAACTACAGAACTATGGCAAACTATGCCTACTCGATGCTTCATCATTTGCACATTCCAGATTCCTTCTCGTGGGGTTGTGTGATTCGATTCTTCTCTCAAAAGTGTCTATTCACTGAAGCTGTTTCTCTCTATGTTCAAATGCACAGGACGAGCTTGTGTCCAACTTCACATGCTGTATCCTCTGCACTCAAGTCATGTGCTAGGATTCATGACATGTTGTGTGGCATGTCAATTCATGGACAAGTTCATGTTTTTGGATTTAACACTTGTGTTTATGTACAAACTGCCCTTCTTGATTTGTATTCGAAAATCGGTGACATGGGGACTGCTCGAAAGGTGTTCGATGAAATGGCTAATAAAAGTGTGGTTTCATGGAATTCTTTGTTGTCTGGATATGTAAAAGCTGGTAACTTGGATGAGGCTCAATATTTGTTTAGTGAGATTCCTGGGAAGGATGTCATATCTTGGAACTCTATGATCTCTGGATATGCCAAAGCAGGAAACGTGGGTCAGGCGTGTACTTTGTTTCAACGAATGCCAGAGAGGAACCTGTCCTCCTGGAATGCAATGATCGCTGGTTTCATTGATTGTGGAAGCTTGGTGTCAGCAAGAGAATTTTTTGACACAATGCCTAGGAGGAACTGCGTCTCTTGGATAACAATGATTGCTGGCTATTCAAAGGGTGGGGATGTTGACTCTGCTCGTAAGCTCTTTGACCAGATGGATCACAAAGATTTGCTCTCATATAATGCTATGATAGCTTGTTATGCTCAAAATAGCAAACCCAAGGAAGCCCTTGAACTATTTAATGATATGCTTAAACAGGATATATACGTACATCCAGATAAGATGACTTTGGCTAGTGTTATATCAGCATGCTCACAATTGGGGGATCTGGAACATTGGTGGTGGATTGAGTCACATATGAATGACTTTGGAATTGTATTGGATGATCATTTGGCTACTGCTTTAATTGACTTGTATGCAAAGTGTGGAAGCATTGACAAGGCATATGAGCTATTCCATAACCTGAGAAAGAGGGATTTGGTTGCATATTCTGCAATGATATATGGATGTGGAATAAATGGAAAGGCATCTGATGCAATCAAGTTATTTGAACAGATGCTTGCAGAATGTATTGGTCCTAATTTAGTCACCTACACTGGACTCCTAACTGCTTATAATCATGCTGGATTGGTTGAAAAAGGTTACCAGTGCTTTAACTCCATGAAGGACTACGGACTTGTGCCTTCAATTGATCATTATGGCATCATGGTTGATCTCTTTGGGAGGGCAGGATATCTGGATGAAGCATACAAACTTATACTGAATATGCCAATGCAACCAAATGCTGGTGTTTGGGGAGCTCTACTTCTTGCCTGCAGATTACACAATAATGTGGAGCTCGGGGAAATAGCTGTCCAGCATTGCATTAAGCTGGAGACTGATACAACGGGTTattgttctcttctttctaGCATATATGCTACAgttgaaaaatgggatgatGCCAAGAAGTTGAGAAAGGGTATGGAAGGAAAGGATTTCACTGGATGTAGTTGGACAAGTAACTTTGCTACTCCATGA
- the LOC114393776 gene encoding zinc finger CCCH domain-containing protein 58-like: protein MERYGRASEGSQSDPSPEWTLAAGADAGLEESSWQLGLAGAESYPMRPDEADCIYYLRTGFCGYGTRCRFNHPRDRAAVIGAAARTGGEFPERVGQPVCQYFMRTGLCKFGVSCKYHHPRQAAGTATPVPLNYYGYPLRVAEKECSYYVKTGQCKFGATCKFHHPQPAGVQALAPSPVPPVSPLPVPVPSPMYPTVQIPSGPSQQQYGVLVARPPMLPGSVVQGPYGPMVVSPAMVPFSGWSPYQAPATNPVLPSSNTSNAGSTQFYGISQLPSSPATFTGPYQPSGSSIGPSGASQKEHPFPERPDQPECHHYMKTGECKFGLSCRYHHPPDKSAPKATVTLSPVGLPLRPGAPPCTHYTQRGVCKFGSACKFDHPMGSLSYSPSASSLADMPVAPYPVGSSIGTLAPSSSSSELRPELGAGSNKESVASRMSSMSTSTGSVGMTLSSVGPISHSSTQPSAQSSSSPATTSATTSSTVSHTSS, encoded by the exons ATGGAGCGGTACGGGCGGGCCAGCGAAGGGTCGCAGTCTGATCCGTCGCCGGAATGGACTTTGGCCGCCGGCGCCGACGCCGGCCTCGAAG AGTCGTCGTGGCAACTCGGATTAGCCGGTGCTGAATCGTACCCTATGCGTCCCGACGAGGCTGATTGTATCTACTATTTGAGAACGGGATTTTGCGGTTACGGCACACGCTGTCGTTTCAACCATCCTCGAGACCGTGCCGCG GTTATTGGAGCTGCGGCGAGGACTGGAGGGGAGTTTCCAGAGCGCGTGGGACAGCCTGTGTGCCAG TACTTTATGAGGACCGGATTGTGCAAATTTGGTGTGTCCTGCAAGTACCACCATCCTAGGCAGGCGGCAGGCACTGCTACCCCTGTGCCACTAAATTATTATGGGTACCCATTGCGAGTG GCTGAGAAAGAGTGTTCCTATTATGTGAAAACTGGACAGTGCAAGTTTGGTGCAACTTGTAAATTCCACCATCCACAGCCTGCAGGCGTCCAAGCTCTAGCACCATCACCAGTTCCTCCAGTTTCACCTCTGCCTGTACCTGTACCTTCACCAATGTATCCAACTGTACAGATCCCATCTGGTCCTTCACAACAACAATATGGTGTACTTGTTGCAAGACCACCTATGCTACCTGGCTCAGTAGTCCAGGGTCCCTATGGGCCTATGGTAGTGTCCCCTGCCATGGTCCCTTTTTCAGGCTGGAGTCCTTATCAG GCTCCTGCCACAAACCCTGTACTTCCATCTAGCAATACGTCTAATGCTGGTTCAACACAGTTTTATGGGATAAGCCAGCTTCCTTCATCACCAGCTACTTTTACTGGACCTTATCAACCTTCTGGTTCCTCAATTGGTCCTTCAGGTGCTAGCCAGAAGGAGCATCCATTTCCAGAAAGGCCTGATCAACCAGAATGTCATCATTACATGAAAACAGGGGAGTGTAAATTTGGTCTGTCGTGTAGATATCATCATCCACCAGACAAGAGTGCACCAAAAGCAACTGTAACCCTTAGTCCTGTGGGTCTTCCTTTGCGTCCG GGGGCACCACCTTGCACTCATTATACCCAGCGTGGAGTTTGCAAGTTTGGTTCTGcatgcaaatttgatcatcctatgGGATCACTCAGTTATAGTCCATCTGCCTCTTCCTTAGCTGATATGCCAGTGGCACCCTATCCTGTGGGTTCCTCAATTGGTACTCTTGCCCCgtcatcttcatcatcagagTTGCGGCCTGAACTTGGTGCAGGATCCAACAAGGAGTCTGTTGCATCCAGAATGTCTTCAATGAGCACATCAACTGGATCAGTTGGCATGACTTTGTCAAGCGTTGGACCCATTTCTCACTCAAGCACCCAACCATCTGCTCAGAGTTCCAGTTCTCCAGCAACTACCAGTGCTACCACAAGTAGCACTGTCTCTCACACCTCAAGCTAA